From the Jilunia laotingensis genome, the window TTGGAGCCAGTGCGGAGACTTTGCAAAAAAGTGTGATCGCTCCTTTGGAGGAGGCTATCAACGGAGTGGAGAATATGACCTACATGACCTCATCGGCAACCAATGCAGGTACGGTTTCCATTACGGTATATTTCGAACAGGGTACCGATCCGGACATGGCAGCGGTAAACGTGCAGAATCGTGTCTCCAAAGCTACCGGACAGCTTCCGGCGGAAGTGACCCAGGTAGGGGTAACAACTTCCAAACGGCAGACGAGCATCTTGCAGATGTTCTCGTTGTACAGTCCTGATGACACTTACGATGAAGCGTTTCTGGCAAACTACATCAGTATCAACCTGAAACCGGAGATTCTTCGTATCAGCGGTGTGGGCGATATGATGATAATGGGTGGCGATTACAGTATGCGTATATGGATGAAACCGGATGTGATGGCTCAGTACAAACTGATTCCGTCCGATGTGACGGCGGTGTTGGCAGAACAGAACGTCGAATCCGCTACCGGCTCTTTTGGAGAAAACTCGGATGAAACCTACCAGTATACGATGAAGTACAAAGGTCGCCGGATCACTCCTGAGGAGTTTGGTGAGATTGTGATCCGTTCTACGGACGATGGCGAAGTTCTGAAATTGAAGGATATTGCCGAATTGGAACTGGGGCAGGAGAGTTATGCTTATAAAGGTTCCACGGACGGTCATAACGGTATTTCCTGTATGGTGTTCCAGACTGCCGGTTCGAATGCAACCGAAGTGAACAATAACATTGACAAGTTTCTGGAAGAAGCCCGGAAAAATCTGCCGAAAGGGGTGGAGCTGGAGCAGATGATGTCGTCAAACGATTTCCTGTATGCCTCTATTCATGAAGTGGTGAAGACATTGATTGAAGCGATTATCCTCGTTATTCTGGTAGTATATGTTTTCTTGCAGGACCTGCGTTCAACGTTGATCCCATTGGTAGGTATCGTGGTTTCACTGGTGGGCACGTTTGCCTTTATGTCGATGGCGGGATTTAGCATCAACCTGATTACGTTGTTTGCCCTTGTGCTGGTGATCGGTACCGTGGTCGATGATGCCATAGTGGTGGTCGAGGCGGTGCAGGCGCGTTTTGATGTAGGTTACAAATCTTCGTATATGGCAAGTATTGATGCCATGAAAGGAATCAGTAATGCTGTCATCACCTCCTCGCTTGTGTTTATGGCGGTATTTATTCCCGTGTCCTTTATGAGCGGTACTTCGGGTACTTTCTATACTCAGTTCGGTCTGACAATGGCTGTTGCCGTTGGTATCTCCGCTGTGAACGCCCTTACATTGAGTCCGGCACTTTGCGCATTACTATTGAAACCTTATATTAATGAAGACGGAACGCAGAAAGATAATTTTGCAGCCCGTTTCCGTAAAGCTTTCAATGCCGCTTTTGACGTGGTATCGGAGAAGTATAAGAATATCGTTCTCTTTTTCATCAAGCGCAGATGGCTCACGTGGTCATTGCTGGCATGTTCTGTTGCATTGCTCATCTTCTTCATGAATACCACGAAGACCAGTCTGGTGCCCGATGAAGATCAGGGAGTTGTGTTTGTGAATGTGAGTACGGCTGCCGGCAGTTCCTTGAAAACCACCAACGATGTGATTGAACGCATTGAACAACGTCTGCAAGCCATCCCGCAAGTAAAACATGTGCAAAAGGTGGCTGGTTACGGATTGCTT encodes:
- a CDS encoding efflux RND transporter permease subunit, with translation MNLRTFIERPVLSAVISITIVVVGIIGLFTLPVEQYPDIAPPTIMVSTSYFGASAETLQKSVIAPLEEAINGVENMTYMTSSATNAGTVSITVYFEQGTDPDMAAVNVQNRVSKATGQLPAEVTQVGVTTSKRQTSILQMFSLYSPDDTYDEAFLANYISINLKPEILRISGVGDMMIMGGDYSMRIWMKPDVMAQYKLIPSDVTAVLAEQNVESATGSFGENSDETYQYTMKYKGRRITPEEFGEIVIRSTDDGEVLKLKDIAELELGQESYAYKGSTDGHNGISCMVFQTAGSNATEVNNNIDKFLEEARKNLPKGVELEQMMSSNDFLYASIHEVVKTLIEAIILVILVVYVFLQDLRSTLIPLVGIVVSLVGTFAFMSMAGFSINLITLFALVLVIGTVVDDAIVVVEAVQARFDVGYKSSYMASIDAMKGISNAVITSSLVFMAVFIPVSFMSGTSGTFYTQFGLTMAVAVGISAVNALTLSPALCALLLKPYINEDGTQKDNFAARFRKAFNAAFDVVSEKYKNIVLFFIKRRWLTWSLLACSVALLIFFMNTTKTSLVPDEDQGVVFVNVSTAAGSSLKTTNDVIERIEQRLQAIPQVKHVQKVAGYGLLSGQGSSFGMLILKLKPWDERPEKEDHVQAVIGQVYGCTADIKDATVFAISPGMIPGYGMGNALELHMQDKQGGDVNTFFQTTQQYLGALNQRPEIAMAYSTFDVRYPQWMVEVDPAKCKRAGITSDQVLSTLSGYYGGQYVSNFNRFSKVYKVMIQSDPKYRLDESSLNNTFVRMSNGEMAPLSQFVTLTRVYGAESLSRFNMYNSIAVNAMPADGYSTGDAIRAVQETAETALPKGYGYDYGGITREENQQSGTTAIIFGICFLMIYLILSALYESFLIPFAVLLSVPCGLMGSFLFARMFGLENNIYLQTGLIMLIGLLAKTAILLTEYAAERRKAGMGLIASALSAAKARLRPILMTALTMIFGLFPLIVATGVGANGNRSLGTGAVGGMVIGTLALLFIVPSLFIAFQWLQERVRPVQAEPSHDWQIEEEKVESDREKKEAGKE